The Gemmatimonadota bacterium DH-78 region GATCGCTGGCACCGCGCGCTCGATGGGCGTCGAGGTCGAGGGCTGACCTCGCTTCAGCGGGTGGGGAAGGCCCACCCGTCTTTCGCCCCGTAGCGCCCCGAGGGGCCGAGGGCGAGTCCGTTGAACCACCGTGTGCCGAGCCGCCACCGGTGGGAGGATCGAAACAAGCCGGCTTGGAGAGACATGCCGAAACACGGGAAGAAGTATCGCCAGGCCAGGATCGCGGTCCCGGCCGGAGAGACCTTCGAACCCTCGCAGGCGCTGCAGCTCGTGAAGGAGATGGCGTACGCCGGATTCGACGAGACCGTCGAAGTGGCGACCCGTCTGAGCGTCGACCCCCGCAAGGCCGATCAGATCGTTCGTGGCACCGTCGTGTTGCCGCATGGAACGGGAAAGACGGTGCGGGTGCTCGTTGCAGCGCAGGGCGAGAAGGAGAAGGAGGCCCAGGAGGCCGGGGCCGACTACGTCGGTCTGGAGTACGTCGACAAGATCCAGCAGGGCTGGCTCGACTTCGATGTGATGGTGGCCACCCCCGACATGATGGGAAAGGTCGGTCCGCTCGGGCGGATCCTCGGTCCGCGGGGGCTCATGCCCACGCCCAAGGCCGGGACGGTCACCTTCGACGTCGCGAAGGCCGTATCGGAGATCAAGGCGGGTAAGATCGAGTTCCGGGTCGACAAGACCGGAAACGTGCACGCCCCCATCGGTCGCGTCTCGTTCGAGGCCGATCAGCTCTTCGACAACCTGTCGGCGTTCATGGACCAGATCGTGCGGGCCCGGCCGTCGGCCGCGAAGGGATCGTACGTGCGGAGCGTGACCGTCTCCAGCACGATGGGCCCCGGAGTCCCGATCGATCCGAACCTCTACCGCCGGAGCAGCTGATGAAGCGCAGCGACAAGGAAGCGTTCGTCGCGGACTTCCGCGAGCGCGCCTCGGGTGCTCTCGTCATGTATCTGACGGATTTCTCCGGTCTCGACGTGAAGTCGATGACCGCGCTCCGCCAGACGCTTCGGGAGAGTGGAGCCGAGTACGTGGTGGCCAAGAACCGCCTCGTTCAGCTGGCTCTCAAGGACACCGACATGCCGGACCTCGGTGATGCCCTTCGGGGGCCCACCGGCGTGGTCTTCGGATTCGAGGATGCCGTGTCGCCCGCGAAGGCGCTCACGGACTTCGCGAAGAACCATGGTGACCGGCCGGTGTTCAAGGTCGGGGTGCTCGAGAACCAGCTTCTCGCCCCCGCTCAGATCGACCGGCTCGCCAAGCTGCCTCCGAAGGAGCAGCTCCTGGCCGAGCTGGCCGGTGCGATGCAGGCCCCCCTCGGTGCCCTCGCCGGTGCGCTCGAGGCCAAGCTTCAGGAGATGGCCGGCATCCTGGACGCCTACAAGGCGAAGAAGGAAGCCGGCGAGTAGTCCGGTAATCTCGGAGTTTCAACCCCTACACCGGCCGAGAGCCGGGCTAGTAAAGGAGAACGCAGGATCATGGCGACCAACCAGGAAGAGCTGCTCGACACCATCGGCAACATGACGGTCCTCGAGCTGTCCGAGTTCGTGGAGGCCTTCAAGGAGAAGTTCAACGTCCAGGCGATGGCTGCCCCGGTGGCCGTGGCCGCCGGCGGCGCCGCCGCCGAGGCCGCCGAGGAGAAGGACGAGTTCGACGTCGTGCTCGAGGGCATCGGCGACAAGAAGATCCAGGTCATCAAGGTGGTGCGCGAGCTCACCGGTCTGGGTCTGAAGGAAGCGAAGGAGGCCGTGGACAGCGCGCCGACGACGCTCAAGGAGGCGGCCTCGAAGGAGGACGCCGAGGCGATGAAGGCGAAGCTCGAGGAGCAGGGCGCCACCGTCGCCCTGAAGTAATCGGGCCGACCGCCTTCGTGGTGGAGCGTCGCTCCGCCCGCAGGCCCGAGGTCGGGCCTTCGCAGGACAGTACTCCGGACGCAGGCCGCGTCCGGTCCGCGCGGGTCCCCGCCGTGGGGGTGTCGTGATCGACGCCCCCACGGTCCGGGGATTTCGGCGCTTGACGGTTGTTGCACACGACATGCCCGATGTTGCGCTTATCCAGGCGCCTGACGTCGGCCAAAGGGGGAATCCCGTTGGATAATCGGAACGATGGTCGGCCGGTGGTGAGCTTCGCGAAGCTGAAGCCCGTGATGCCGATGCCGAACCTGCTGGACGTCCAGCTCCGCTCATTCGAGCAACTCATCGAGACCGACGTGGCCCCCGAAGACCTCTGGGACTTCGGACTCGACCGCGTTTTCGGGGAGATCTTCCCCATCTCCGACGTCAACGAAAACTTCACCCTCGAGTACGTCGCGGCCTCGCTCGGCGAGCCGAAGTACTCGGTGGAGGAGTGCATCGAGCGAGACATGACCTACGCGGCGCCGCTGAAGGCGCTGCTGCGGCTCATCGTCTGGGAAGAGCTCGAGGACGACGAGCGTCGTCCGCGCGACATCATCGAGAAGGAAGTCTATCTCGGTGATCTCCCCCTTCTGACCGAGCTGGGCACCTTCATCATCAACGGTGCCGAGCGTGTGGTGGTCAGCCAGCTGCATCGCTCGCCGGGCGTGGTGTTCGAGGAGAACGTCCACCCGAACGGGTCGAAGCTGTACAGCTCCCGCATCATCCCCTTCCGGGGGTCGTGGGTGGAGTTCACGATCGACATCAACGACATCTGCTACGTCCACATCGACAAGAAGAAGAAGTTCCCGGCCACCGCGCTGCTGCGCGCGTTCGGCTACGGAACCGATGCCGAGGTCTACCGGCTCTTCTTTTCGGTGGGCGAGGCCGACGTCACCGCCGAGGACAAGCAGGGACGCCGGGAGATCCTGGGGTCGGTCCTGGCCGAGGACATCGTCGACCCCGACACCGGTGAGGTGGTGGTCGAGGAGTCGAGCGAGATCGACGAGGACGTGCTGGGTCGCCTGGACCGCGCCGAGATCACCTCGGTGCAGGTGTACGTGAGCGAGCACGACACCGGCCGCGGCGAGTCGCCGATCGTCAAGAACACCCTCAAGAAGGACCCCACCTCGAGCGAGGAGGAGGCGCTGCACGCGATCTACTCCCTGCTGCGTCCGGGCGAGGCTCCCAACATGGAGACCGCCCGCACGGCGCTCGAGCGGGTCTTCTTCAACCCGAAGCGCTACGACCTCGGTCGGGTCGGGCGCTACAAGATCAACCAGCGCCTCAACGTCGACGTGCCGCGCACCGAGACGGTGCTCACGAAGCAGGACTTCGTGGCCATCCTCCGCTACCTCATCGAGCTGTCCGAGGGGCGCGGGTTCGTGGACGACATCGACCACCTCGGCAACCGCCGGGTGCGGACGGTGGGTGAGCTGATCGCCAACCAGTTCTCCGTCGGCCTCTCGCGCATGGCGCGGCTGGTCAAGGAGCGGATGTCGATCAACACCGATCCCGAGAAGATCAACATCGACGACCTGGTGAACGCACGGACGGTGTCCGCGGTGATCCAGGCCTTCTTCGGGTCGAGCCAGCTGTCGCAGTTCATGGACCAGACCAACCCGCTGGCCGAGATGACGCACAAGCGCCGTCTGTCCGCGCTGGGACCGGGTGGTCTGACCCGCGAGCGCGCCGGCTTCGAGGTGCGGGATGTGCACTACTCGCACTACGGGCGCATGTGTCCCATCGAGACCCCCGAGGGTCCGAACATCGGACTGATCACCTCGCTCACCACCTACGGACGGATCAACGAGCTCGGCTTCGTCGAGACGCCGTACCGTCGAGTGGTCGACGGCAAGGTGACTGCCGAGATCGCCTGGCTGAGCGCCAACGAGGAGGAGGAGGGCCGCATCGCGCAGGCCAACGCACCCCTCGACGAGGACGGCAACTTCGTCAACGAGTTCGTGCTCTGCCGTGAGCGCGGTGACTTCCCGCTCCTGAAGCCGGAAGACATCGACTACATGGACGTCGCGCCCGACCAGATGGTGTCGGTCGCCGCCGCGATGATCCCCTTCCTCGAGCACGACGACGCCAACCGGGCCCTGATGGGCTCGAACATGCAGCGGCAGGCCGTGCCGCTCCTGTACACCGACTCGCCGCTGGTGGGCACGGGACTGGAGTTCAAGGTCGCGCGCGACTCGGGCGCGGTCATCACCGCCCGCCGGGGCGGCGAGGTCGTGCACGTCACGGCCGACGAGATCGTGATCGACACCGGGTCGTCCGCCACCACGGGGGGCTCCGACCAGCCGCTGGCCAAGCTGGCGCAGTTCGATCGGTATCGGCTCAAGAAGTTCTGGCGCACGAACCAGGACACGGCCATCAACCAGCGCCCGCTGGTGCGGCACGGGCAGAAGGTGGACCCGGGCCACATCATCGCCGACGGACCCAGCACCGACAACGGTGAGCTCGCGCTCGGCCGCAACGTGCTGGTGGCCTTCATGCCCTGGTACGGACACAACTTCGAGGACGCCATCGTCATCAGCGAGAAGCTGGTGAAGGACGATGTCTTCACCTCGATCCACATTCAGGAGCTCGAGCTCCACGTCCGCGACACGAAGCGGGGGATGGAGGAGATCACGCGCGAGATTCCGAACGTGGCCGAGGAGTCGCTCGTCGACCTCGACGAGCGCGGCATCGTCCGGATCGGGGCCCGCGTGAAGAGCGGCGACATCCTCGTCGGGAAGATCACGCCGAAGGGAGAGACCGAGCTCTCGCCCGAGGAGAAGCTCCTCACGGCGATCTTCGGTGAGAAGGCGAAGGACGTGAAGGACTCCTCGTTGCGGATCCCGCCCGGCATGACGGGCACCGTGATCGACGTGAAGATCTTCTCGCGCCGGATCGACGATCCGCTGCTCGAGAAGGAGCACGGCGCCAGCATCGGCGACCTCCGTCAGCAGGAGCGTGACGAGATCGTCCGGATCACCGAAGCGCGGGACGAGGAACTCGCCGGTCTGCTCCACGGCCAGACCGTGGCCCTCATGCTGAAGAAGGGCTCCGTCGAGCCCTACCTCGACGAGGGCACGAAGCTCGACAAGGCCGCGATCGGCGACATCGTCTTCTCGAAGGTCGACCTCTCGACGCTCAAGGTCGGAAACAAGGACACCAACGAGCAGATCCGGATCGTGGCCGACGAGGCCCAGCGCCGGATCGAGCGCGTTCGCGAGAAGACCGAGGAGCAGATCGACAAGGTCTTCCAGCCGGACGAGCTGCCCCCGGGCGTCGTGCAGCTGGTGAAGGTGTACATCGCCGAGAAGCGGAAGATCAGCGTCGGCGACAAGATGGCCGGGCGCCACGGCAACAAGGGCATCATCGCCCGGATCGTGCCGGAGCAGGACATGCCGTTCCTGCCCGACGGAACCCCGGTGGAGATCGTCCTGAACCCGCTCGGCGTGCCGTCCCGAATGAACGTCGGTCAGATCCTCGAGACCCACCTCGGGTGGGCGGCCAGGATCCTCGGATTCGAGGCGAAGACGCCGGTCTTCCAGGGCGCGACGGAGCACGAGATCGGTTCGCTGCTCAAGCTCGCCGGACTCGACTGGGCACAGCAGGCGCTCGACCTGAAGGACGCGCGTCTCGACGTGTCGGCCGATCGCATCCGCGAGGTGGTCGCCGCGGCCCAGTCGCTGCCCCCCGAAGCCGGTTCGCACCGGAGCGAGGAGAACGGCGGCGGCAACGGGTCGTCCCCGCGGCCGTGGGAGGAGACGCGCGGAGTCGGGGCCACCCTCGACGTGTTCGCCGAGCAGAAGCTCCCCAAGGAGCAGAAGAAGGTGCTCGACGACATCCACGCCTTCGTCGTGGCGGCCGGCAGGGAGATCGCGGAGCGTACCGGCGAGAAGCTGGAGGACATCCTCCCCGACGTGGCCGCCATCGCGAAGAAGAAGACAGCCGGAGAGGGGTTGGACCGCGCCGCCGTCGCCCTGATGAAGCACGCCGGGATCTTCCCGAACGGAAAGGTGTGGCTGCGGGACGGTCGGAGCGGTCGCCGCTTCGACTTTCCGATCACGGTGGGGGCGATCTACATGCTCAAGCTCAGCCACCTCGTCGACGACAAGATCCACGCCCGGAGCATCGGGCCGTACTCCCTCGTCACGCAGCAGCCGCTGGCCGGTAAGGCGCAGTTCGGTGGTCAGCGGTTCGGGGAGATGGAGGTGTGGGCGCTCGAGGCCTACGGCGCGGCGCACACCCTCCAGGAGATTCTCACGGTCAAGTCCGACGACGTGACCGGACGGTCGAAGGTCTACGAGGCGATCGTGAAGGGCGACAACCTTCCCGAACCGGGCATTCCGGAGTCCTTCAACGTGCTGGTGAAGGAGCTTCAGGCGCTCGGCCTCAGCGTCACGCTGGGTCGCGACGAGTAGATGGCGGCGGGTACACAGGCGACATCAGGGACATTCCCCGAACGGGTCACGACATGATCGATTTTCCGAGAGCTCGGGAACAGCGCAGCGCCGATTTCGACTTCATCCAGATCAAGCTGGCTTCGGCCGACGAGGTCCGCGGCTGGTCGTACGGCGAGGTGACGAAGCCCGAGACCATCAACTACCGTTCGTTCAAGCCGGAGCGGGACGGTCTGTTCTGCGAGCGCATCTTCGGTCCGGTGAAGGACTGGGAGTGCCACTGCGGAAAGTTCAAGCGCATCCGCTTCCGCGGGCACGTCTGCGACCGCTGCGGGGTCGAGGTGACCCTGTCGAAAGTCCGGCGCGAGCGGATGGGGCACATCGAGCTGGCGGTGCCGGTCTGCCACATCTGGTTCTTCAAGACGCTTCCCAGCCAGCTGGGCTACCTGCTGGGCATGACGTTGCGCGACCTCGAGAAGGTCGTGTACTACGCCTCGTACGTCGTCACGAAGCCGGGTCGTCAGGACGTCGAGTTCCTCGACCTCCTCGACGAGGACGAGTACTACGACCTGCGCGTGAAGGCGCGGGATGAGGGCGACGACGCCTTCAAGGCGGAGATCGGTGCCGAGGCGGTGCGGACGCTGCTGAAGATGCTCGACTCGCCCGAGCGCAAGGTGGGAGACCGCAACGCGGACGGCCGGGGCCTCGACC contains the following coding sequences:
- the rplA gene encoding 50S ribosomal protein L1; the encoded protein is MPKHGKKYRQARIAVPAGETFEPSQALQLVKEMAYAGFDETVEVATRLSVDPRKADQIVRGTVVLPHGTGKTVRVLVAAQGEKEKEAQEAGADYVGLEYVDKIQQGWLDFDVMVATPDMMGKVGPLGRILGPRGLMPTPKAGTVTFDVAKAVSEIKAGKIEFRVDKTGNVHAPIGRVSFEADQLFDNLSAFMDQIVRARPSAAKGSYVRSVTVSSTMGPGVPIDPNLYRRSS
- the rplJ gene encoding 50S ribosomal protein L10, giving the protein MKRSDKEAFVADFRERASGALVMYLTDFSGLDVKSMTALRQTLRESGAEYVVAKNRLVQLALKDTDMPDLGDALRGPTGVVFGFEDAVSPAKALTDFAKNHGDRPVFKVGVLENQLLAPAQIDRLAKLPPKEQLLAELAGAMQAPLGALAGALEAKLQEMAGILDAYKAKKEAGE
- the rplL gene encoding 50S ribosomal protein L7/L12, yielding MATNQEELLDTIGNMTVLELSEFVEAFKEKFNVQAMAAPVAVAAGGAAAEAAEEKDEFDVVLEGIGDKKIQVIKVVRELTGLGLKEAKEAVDSAPTTLKEAASKEDAEAMKAKLEEQGATVALK
- the rpoB gene encoding DNA-directed RNA polymerase subunit beta, which codes for MPMPNLLDVQLRSFEQLIETDVAPEDLWDFGLDRVFGEIFPISDVNENFTLEYVAASLGEPKYSVEECIERDMTYAAPLKALLRLIVWEELEDDERRPRDIIEKEVYLGDLPLLTELGTFIINGAERVVVSQLHRSPGVVFEENVHPNGSKLYSSRIIPFRGSWVEFTIDINDICYVHIDKKKKFPATALLRAFGYGTDAEVYRLFFSVGEADVTAEDKQGRREILGSVLAEDIVDPDTGEVVVEESSEIDEDVLGRLDRAEITSVQVYVSEHDTGRGESPIVKNTLKKDPTSSEEEALHAIYSLLRPGEAPNMETARTALERVFFNPKRYDLGRVGRYKINQRLNVDVPRTETVLTKQDFVAILRYLIELSEGRGFVDDIDHLGNRRVRTVGELIANQFSVGLSRMARLVKERMSINTDPEKINIDDLVNARTVSAVIQAFFGSSQLSQFMDQTNPLAEMTHKRRLSALGPGGLTRERAGFEVRDVHYSHYGRMCPIETPEGPNIGLITSLTTYGRINELGFVETPYRRVVDGKVTAEIAWLSANEEEEGRIAQANAPLDEDGNFVNEFVLCRERGDFPLLKPEDIDYMDVAPDQMVSVAAAMIPFLEHDDANRALMGSNMQRQAVPLLYTDSPLVGTGLEFKVARDSGAVITARRGGEVVHVTADEIVIDTGSSATTGGSDQPLAKLAQFDRYRLKKFWRTNQDTAINQRPLVRHGQKVDPGHIIADGPSTDNGELALGRNVLVAFMPWYGHNFEDAIVISEKLVKDDVFTSIHIQELELHVRDTKRGMEEITREIPNVAEESLVDLDERGIVRIGARVKSGDILVGKITPKGETELSPEEKLLTAIFGEKAKDVKDSSLRIPPGMTGTVIDVKIFSRRIDDPLLEKEHGASIGDLRQQERDEIVRITEARDEELAGLLHGQTVALMLKKGSVEPYLDEGTKLDKAAIGDIVFSKVDLSTLKVGNKDTNEQIRIVADEAQRRIERVREKTEEQIDKVFQPDELPPGVVQLVKVYIAEKRKISVGDKMAGRHGNKGIIARIVPEQDMPFLPDGTPVEIVLNPLGVPSRMNVGQILETHLGWAARILGFEAKTPVFQGATEHEIGSLLKLAGLDWAQQALDLKDARLDVSADRIREVVAAAQSLPPEAGSHRSEENGGGNGSSPRPWEETRGVGATLDVFAEQKLPKEQKKVLDDIHAFVVAAGREIAERTGEKLEDILPDVAAIAKKKTAGEGLDRAAVALMKHAGIFPNGKVWLRDGRSGRRFDFPITVGAIYMLKLSHLVDDKIHARSIGPYSLVTQQPLAGKAQFGGQRFGEMEVWALEAYGAAHTLQEILTVKSDDVTGRSKVYEAIVKGDNLPEPGIPESFNVLVKELQALGLSVTLGRDE